The genomic region GAGGCTCAGCGGGATCTCTTGCACCGCGCGGGCATCGAGGTGCCGCACACCTGGCCGCAGGTGCCCGCCGGCTGATTGCGGCCGGCCGCGGAGCCGGTGCCGGGGATGCAGCGACGATGAGGCGCCCTGCCGGCAACTGGATCCCGGCCTCCGCCGGGATGCCGAGCGAGAGACCGAGACGACGAGCGAGAGACCGAGACGACGAGCGAGAGACCGAGGCGACGACGGTGAGGCCGACAGGAGCGGAACGGGTCAGGCCAGGGGAGCCGTCCCGAAGGCCACGCTGAAGCGCACGCACCAGACGATCACGGTGGAGTAGTGATCGAGGTCGACGCTGGGTGGGATCTCGTAGTTCTGGGCACCGACGTTGCCCTTCAGGTCGCCGAGATCGACCCAGTCGTTCAGGAAGTCCCCGGCCGGGGCGTCGGGCGGTGCCGAGGACAGCCACACGTTGAGGTCCGGGCCGTTATCGGTGCGGAAGTTCTCGAAGCGCAGGAAACGCTGCTCGGAGCCGTCGTTCAGCACCAGCACCCGGCCCTCGGTGGGGTGGCTGCGGCTCATGAACTCGCCCGAGGCGAGCGTGACGATCTGCGGCGCCACCGGCATGGGCCGCTCCTCGTTCATGACCACCTCGCGGGGCATCGCTCCCGAGGCAATGGCCTCGTTCGTCTCATCGGCCATCTCCGGGGTGATCTCGTCGCCGGGCATTCCCGAGGCCCCCGGGCCGGCCACCAGCTCTCCCTCGGCGGGGGCCGGCGGCGCTGCCGGGGCGGGTTCGGCGGGAGCAGGAGCCGGCGTGGCGGCGGGTGCGTCGGCGGCCGTCTCGCCCGCAGGGGCAGGGGCGGGGACCTCGCCGGCCGGGGGCGCGGCGGCGGGCGCGGAGCCTTCGGCAGGGGCCGGCGCCGCAGACGCCGCCGTCTCCCCATCGGAGGTGGCCGCAGGCGCTTCGGCGGCCGCTGGGGCAGGCGCCGGAGCCGCCGGCTCGGCGGCGGGAGCCGGGGCCGGGGCCTCGGCCGGAGCCGCCGGGGCGCCGAAGGTCGGCAGCGCCTCGTCCACCTCCTCGTCGATGAAGAGCGTCTGCACAGCGAAGAAGAAGAAGATCAGCCAGATCCCCAGGCCGATGGCCGCGGCGAGGGCGATCGTGGTGATGACCCAATGGCGCCGGGCCCAGCCCCACAGGCGCCGGATGAGAGAGTTCGCTGCGTCGGGTGATGCGTCCATGCCTTCACCTCCCTGGTGCGGGATCCGCCCCGCCGGGCGGCCCCGCCAGGAGCGTCGTGCGCTGGCGGCGTTCCTGGCGGTTGCTTCTGCGGTCCAGTCTCACAGACCCGCGCCCCGACCTCCCGGCGCGGCGGGACGAAAGATCCGCTCGATGAATTAGAGCAGTAGCGGATAGGCTCTGACCAGGCGCTTTGCAGTCGACTACAGCGACGCGAATCGCGTCGCCGGAGCCTGGATTCCGGCCTTCGCCGAAATGACGAGAGTTCGCGGATTGGAATCCCAAGTCGGTGGCGGTCGCCTATCCGCTAACGCTCTTAGCCGCTCTCAATGAGTCTGCGGCACTCCTCAGGCGCTGCGGTCGGCCCCCGTGAACAGCACGCCGACGCGCGCTCCGTCGGCCACGAGTCCCGCGCCGCGAGCCGCCAGCAGCCCGGCCAGGCCGGCCGTGCCCGTCGGATCCACCGGCACGTCTGTCCAGCGCCGGGCCAGTGCGTGGGCCTCGGCCACCAGGCGCTCCGGCGCCACCACCACGTCGCCTCCCGTTGCCGCCACGCCCCAGGCGACCGGCAGCCAGTCGTAGGTGACGTCGTCCAGGATGCCCGTGGCGATGCTCTGGGGCGTATCGCCCTCCGGCGGCGCCCACGGCTGCATGAACCGCTCGGGCTGCGCCACGGCGGCCTCGAGGGCCGCTTCCATGCCCAGCTGCTCGCCCAACGACGAGAGCCGCTCCCAGGCCTGCCGCAGCGGCGCGCATCCCTCGGTCTGCACCATGTAGAACGCCGGTAGCCGGCCCACGACACCTGCGTCGGCGGCCTCGACGAAACCCTGCACCACACTGGACGCCAGCGCCCCGCCCCCCACCTGCACGAACAGCGCGTCCAGCTCCCCCGCTCCGGCGAGCGACTCGATCATCTCGAACGCCAGCGTGCGGCCGCCGTCGATGGTCCAGAGATTCTCGACGGCGACGGCGCAGAACGGCAGCGAGCCGGCCGCCGTGGCCTCGCGGAACCGGCTGAAGCAGGGATCGCCGAGCTCACCGGGCCGCCGGGGGCAGACCCCGATGTCGGCGCCCAGAGTCTCGAGGGCACCCACGATGTAGGCGTCGGCCCACGGCGGGATGAACACGTCCAGGGGACGGTCGGCGGCTCGGGCCACGGTGGCCGCCGCCAGGGCCGCATTCCCGCAGGAGGCGATGGCCAGCCGGTGCTGCGGGGCGTCGGCGTCGGCCTCGAGGTGCAGCGCCAGGCCCATGAGATGGCGCGCCTTGTGCGTGCCGGTGACGTTGCCCGTCTCGTCCTTCACCCAGAGCTCCACGCCGAGACGCCTGCTCAACTCCGGTGCGGGCGCGCTGGGCGTCACCCGGAACCCCCGCCCGTCGATCTCGGCGACCCGGCGGTCGAGCCGCTCCACGGCCGCCACGAAGTCGCCGTCGGAGCGGCCCGACTCGGCGAACCGCCGGTGTGCCCACAGCAGGCGTCGATACCGCAGGAAGGGATTGTCACTGCCGTCGTCCACGTCGAAGAATGAACCGGCCGGCGACCCCAACCAGCCGCTCTCAGCCGTGAGACGGTTCATCGGCCGATCCCGCCCCGGACGGACCGCTGAGCCGTGGTCTCGTCGATCAGCACAATGCCATCAACCGGCCGCCACGCGTGCTCAGAGCAGGGCCGCTGCTCCGCTGCGGGCGTTGAACTCGTCGATCATGGCGTCCCAGGCCGGGACCATGGCGTGCAGCCGATCCCAGAACGCCGCCTGCCGGCGCGCCTCGAAGTCCTCCACCGACACACCCTGCTGTTCCACCCAGGTGAAGTAGCCAAGATTGAAGATGCGGCTGCGGCCGACCTCGTCGAGCAGCAGAACGTGCGACGTGTCCGCACCGGCCAGGTGCGCCTCGATCTGCGCCGCTGCCGCGGCGTCGTCGAAGGAACCCCCGAAGCGTGTGCCGGTGAGGCGCGGCCGCTCGCTCTCGTAGAGGGCCGCACCGTCGGTGGCGACGGTCACGATCACGTCATCAGCGCCCAGAGGTGCCGTGCGGGCGTACTTGATGGCGGCGAGCACGTTGCAGATACTCGACAGACCGAAGTGGTCCAGCGACGCCAGCACCCCTGCCGGGATGCCGCGCCCGGCGAGGACCCGCCGCCCTCCCTCGTGGCCGAAGGCCATGAACAGGCCATCGGTGGCCGCGTCGGAGACCGCCACCGCGGCGTCGCTGTTCATGACGTTGTGGACCAGGGGGATGTGTTTGTCGCCGATGCCCTGGATGTTGTGCTCGCCGAACCCGTTGTAGAGCATGGTCGGGCACTCGAGGGCCTCGACCGCCACGATGCGGGTGCCGTGCCGCTCCTTGAGATAGTCGCCGGCGCCAAGCGTTCCCGACGAGCCGGAGGCCGCCACGAAGGCGGCGAGACGAAGGCCCGGCTGGGCCGCGGCGTGGTCGGCGAAGGCGTGCGCCAGGGCCGGCCCGGTCACGGCATAGTGGCCGGCATGGTTGGAGAACTCGGAGAACTGGTTGAAGATCACGTTGCGTTCCTCGACGGCCAGCTCGGCGCAGGCGTCGTAGATCTCCTTGACGTTGCTCTCCGAACCCGGTGTGGCCACGATGTCGCCGGGGTCGGTCACCCAGCGCTCGAGCCACTCGAAGCGCTCGCGGCTCATGTTCTCCGGCAGCACCGCCACCCCGCGGCAACCCATGATCCGGCTGATCGCCACGCCGCCGCGGGCGTAGTTCCCCGTCGACGGCCACACCGCGCGCTGGGCGGTGGGGTCGAAAACGCCGGTGACCAGGCGGGGCACCAGGCAGGCGTAGGCGGCCAGCACCTTGTGGGCGCCGATCATCGGGAACCTGTCCCCGAAGGCCACCAGGATCGGCGACGCCACGCCCGTGAACTCCGGCGGTAGCACCACGTAGGAAGGCACCTCCCGGAGACCCCCCGAAGCGGTGTCGTTGTACCAGTGGACCCGCCACAGGTTGCGGGCGTCGGCCTCGTTGCGACCCACACCGGCCAGACTCGCCAGGGCGGCGGCCGGAATCCGCTGAGGTTCGGCCAGCTGGGCGAAGGTGGGGAGCACGATTCCCTCCTCACCGAATCGCCGCGCCGCCCGCTGAAGCACCTCCACGGATGTGCCCGGTCCCATGCGGGCGTCGCGCGAATACTCGGCTACCGGGGCACTCATAGGCGTCACACGCTACCGGCCGGCGGCATCGCCGACCGCGTACATCGCGCCGCTGCGTCCCCCCAGGTAGATCACGCCGTCCCACATCACCGGCGAGGACTCGAAGCGCCACTCGTTGCCGACGTGCAACTGCCAGATGACCGGTGGCTCCACGGACGTGTCGCTGACGTCGTAGGCGGTGATCCGCCCCGCCCCGTCCGCCAGGATCAACGCCTCGTCGATCACGATCGGGCTGCTCCACAGCAGGTCGTTGAACCGCTTCTCCCAGCGGATCTCGCCCGTCCGGCGGTCGACGCCCCAGAACCTGCCGGTGTGGGTCGTAGCGAACACCATGTCGCGCCACACGACCGGCGTGCTCCACACGCCCCGCTGGGGAAACTCCGAAGGGTCGTGCACCGACCAGACGATGGGATCGTCGGGGAGGGACGGGTCGAGCTTCACGAGCTGGCCCACCTCCCGGGCGCGCGCCGTGTCGCGCTCCTCGTACTCCACGCCCAGGTACAGGTACCCCTCGGTGTCCACGACCGGTGTGGCGTCGATGTCGTCACCCGCCCAGAACCGGAAGACCTGCTCGGGCATGACCCCCCCCCGTCGAGACGCGAGATGTCCCAGCCGGTCACGAGACCACCCGAGTTGGCGAAGTAGAGCGTGTTCTCCCAGATCGCCGGAGAGGACTCGATGGCCACGTTGAAGTGGCCCTCATCGGGCTCGGCCAGATCCGCCAGCAGTTGGTCGTCCCAACCCGCCCAGTGGAACAGCAACTCGGGAGCCACCGTCACGAGACCGTCGGCGTCGTAGCCCCGGTTCAGGCGGACGACGAAGAACCGGCTGTTCTCGCCGCCCAGGAACAGGTGGTCGTCGATCACCAGCGGGCTGGAGTCCCAGTCGTCGTTCCACAGCGTGGGCGATACGTCGTAGGCACCCAGCCGCCACAGCTCCGTCGGCTCGGCCCTGTCGAAGGCCACGATCCGGAAGTAGTTGTCCCGGGACCCGAAGTACGCCAGCGGGAACTCATCGGGATCGATCGTCACCGAGGTCTTGATGAGGTCGCCGGTCTCGAACTGCGGGAGCAGCTGCTGCCCGGTGTCGGCGTCGAGGAAGTGCACGTTGTTGTCGAACGCCCCGAACACCAGCCAGGTGCGCCCGTTGCGTTCGAACACCGCCGTCTGACCGGTCCAACCCGTGCCACACCACCGCACGATCTCACCGTGATAGCTGGACTCGGCGCACATGTCGCTGTGCTGCGGATACCGCCAGAGCAACCGCGGGTCGCGCGGCACGGGGCCGGTCCCGTACCAGCTGCGAGTCGGCGAGCCGCGGAACGTGAGCACCCCCCGCGTCACATCGGCAGGGGGCTGGCCGAACGACGCGCCGTCCACCCAGGGCTCCGGCTCCTCAGCGGCGCCGGTGTCCGGCGGTAGCTCGGGAGACACCGGCGGGGGAGTAGCCGGCGCGGTGGTCGGCAGTTGCGGGGGCGGCACGGGCGGCGGTGCGGGATCCGGTGCCGGCCGCGGGTCGTGCGTCGAGTCGGTGGACACCTCGCCGGCACGCTCGGCGGTGCCGGCGAGCAGGACCGGCAGCACCAGGGCCAACAGCGCGGAGATCCCGAGCAACGTGACGCGCACCGGGACGGCGCGGGCGCGCGAAGAGGTGTTCACCGAGTCAGGAGTGTGCCGCACCTGGGCGGCGGCGTCAGATCGCGGAGTGAGCAGTCGTGCGGAACGCCCGGGTGAGCAGCGGCGTCGGCGCCGGCTCGCGGGCGGGCGCGGGTTCACCGGTTGTCGAATCGTCCTCGGATTCGACAACCGACGCCGCCGGCTCCGAAGCCGGCGAGACCTCGCTGCCGGACCGCTGCCGGCGGCTCGGGCTTCGCTGGTCGGACAGAATCCAGCCGACGGGCGGCCGGAACCGGTTGGCGTGCGCCGCGCACATGGGCAGGCCGCGCCAGGCCTTGCCCTCGAGGTCCACGAGCCAGGCCGCCGTCACGCGGGCGTCGAAGAGGAGCAGCGCCGTTGCGGGCTCAGGACACAGCATGTGGGCGCAGCCGACCGCTTCGGGGCCCCCGTTGCGCGGTGGCGTCACGACATTCCCGGTCGCGATCGCGGCCGCTCCACCTCCGGAGCGCATTCCGTCCATGCAACAAACGTAATGTCACGACACGCCCGACCGGGGGATTTGTCCACCCCTCATTGCATCCCTGAGTTGCCCCGGTGGCGGGTGTAGGCTTCACGCCATGTCTCATGCGCGTCCTCGCAGGCGAATCACACTGATCGCACTCACCGTTGTCATGGCGCTGGTCCTCACCTCATGCTTCGGCGACGATGACCCCGACGAGACGACAACGACGACGACCCAGCAGTCGTCAACTCCACCACCTCCCCCGGAGACGACGCCGACGACGCAGGCAGCCGTCGTTGAACCCCCGACGACCACGGCGGTGATCGTCGTCCCGCCGCCCGAGGAGCCGGAGGTGGTCCCACCGGAGCCGCCGCCAACTCCTCCGGAGGATCCGGTGGTGGATGAGAACGGAATCCTCCTCTACACGGTGCAGGCCGGTGACACCCTGTTCAGCATCGCCCAGCGGTTCGGCGTCAGCTTGGACGACGTCATCGAGGCCAACAACATCAGCAATCCCGACGTCATCTTCGAGGGCGACACGCTGACCATCCCGCCTGCCGGCTGACCGGCGGTCGGGACATGACGCATCGCGGGGACCGGCAGTCTTCGTAGTTGCAGCCGACAGAGTCGGTTCTTCACGTGAGCCCAGATCGACTAAGTTCACCCACATGGCACGCGCCACTCCTCTCGGGCGCATAACCCTGGTCGGCCTTTCGGCCGTGCTGGTCGTCACGCTCACCGCCTGCTTCGACACCAGTGACGACACCGAGGGTCCGACCACCGACACCGGTGGCGCTGGCAGCAACACCGTCGTCACGCTCGCCCCCCCGCCGCCGGTGACCCCGGCGACCGGCGTCGTCCAGCAGCCGCCCCCCGAGCTGCCCTCGCCCCCACCGGCAACGCCGGCGACCACCACGACGACACGGAACATCGGCGACCCGCTCATCTACACGATCAACCCCGGCGACACCCTTTTCGGCATCGCCAGGCAGTTCGGCGTCAGCCTCGACGACCTCGTGGCGTTGAACAACATCGAGAACCCCGACAACATCCGCGCCGGGGATCAACTGTTCATCCCGCCGCCGGAATGAGCGGGTTCCGGCCGTCCGCGCAGCCCGCCGGCCGGACATCCACCACCCCGACAAGGCGCCTGCGTACAATCCCGCGCCGGTGGGCAAAGCGGACGGAGCCGAGGCCGAGACGAGCACCGAGGTCGGGGAAGCCGTCGTCGGTGTCATGGCCTGTGGCGTCTGCGACGTCACGTGGCGCGGCCGGCCCGGCGACAGTTGCTGGGCGTGCGGACACTCGGCGCACACCGTGAAGGCGCCTCCGCTGCAGGTCAAGATCCCGGCGCCGGCCTAGCCGGATCGGGCACCACTCACGGCTCCGGCCCTTTGGCCTGCTCAGTACCCTGATCGGGCGAAGTGAGCAGCGTCTACGTCCGCTACCTCCTGCCAGCACTGGTCGTCGCCGCGTGCGCGGTGGCGGCCCTCGTCGGCCGCCGACGGCGCGGCCGCAATGACGCCGTCCTGGACAACTCCCGTCGCATCGTCGAGTCGAGCCACACGCCGGCGCCCACCGACCCCGCTGCCGAGCAGGCTTGGCACCGACTGCACGGAGGGGTGTTGGCTGGCTGGATGGCGACGCACGAGAACCTTCTGGACCGCGCCAGCGAGGACGATTTCAGCGGCGCCCGAGCCGCCCTCGACCTTGCCAACGAGTCGACCCTCGATCACCTCGACACCGCCGTGGCCGCCCATCCCAGCCCGCAGCGGCGCGCCGAACTCAGCGCCCTGCGGGCTGCCGCCCAGTCCACGCTGGTCGCGCTCGCGCAGGGCGACTACGCACGGGCACGGCAGCATCACCTCGTCTACTGCGACTACCGGGATCTTTGGAGGCGACAGGCCGCGGCCGGAGACGGCCCCCGCGACCCCTGAGCGGCACTCTCAACGCCGCGACGCGCTGAGGGCTGCCGCCACCTCCCCGGCGATGGCGGCCATGCCGTCATCGGTGGGGTGGATGCAGTCGAACGAACTGATCCAGGATCCGCGGGGATCCTCGGTGGAGCAATAGGCCCGGACCTGCACCCCCAGGACGGTCTCGATCGGCCCGCGCAGCCAGCCCGGGCCCAGGGCGTCGCCAGCCTCGTGGCCGTTGAACAGTGCAGCCACATCCACCAGTTGCACTCGCGGGCCGTGACGTGCCGCCGCCTGCGCCAGGACAGCGTTCAGAGCATCGTGCACGACCTCGCTGACCTCCGCGAAGCACGCGCCGCGGCAACCCGCCACTCCGGTGGGGCTCACCGCGGTGGGGTTGTAGTAGTTGGTCAGCGCGATGGCGGCATCGGTCCGATCCACGAGTTCGTCCAGCAGGTATCCCACGCCACCGGCAACCGCCTCCAGCCGGAGCCGGAGTTCAGCGCGATCCAGTTCACCGCGGGCCAGAATCGACAGATCCACGACCCCCACGTCGTTGGCCCCGACCGTGACGGTGACGTAGCCGGGATTCAGGTGGACCGCCCAGTCCAGCTGGCTCCAGCCGGGTTGGCCGAGGCCCGAGGGGGCGCCCGACGGCAACCAGGTCGGGGAATCCCAGACGTCGCGAGTGGAGGTTCCCGAGCAGGCTGCCAGCACGACGGCGGCCTGGCCCCCGGGCACCTCGCCGGCGTCGACGAGGCGATCCATGACGAGCCTCGGGTAGGCGGCTGCGGGCGCCCGCCAGCAGGGATCGCCCAGCAGGACGTCGGTCAGGTCGTGGCCGAAGCCCGCCGCCACCGAGTCGCCCAGACCCACGAGTGTGTGCCGGCGATGCGGGTGGCG from bacterium harbors:
- a CDS encoding DM13 domain-containing protein, whose translation is MDASPDAANSLIRRLWGWARRHWVITTIALAAAIGLGIWLIFFFFAVQTLFIDEEVDEALPTFGAPAAPAEAPAPAPAAEPAAPAPAPAAAEAPAATSDGETAASAAPAPAEGSAPAAAPPAGEVPAPAPAGETAADAPAATPAPAPAEPAPAAPPAPAEGELVAGPGASGMPGDEITPEMADETNEAIASGAMPREVVMNEERPMPVAPQIVTLASGEFMSRSHPTEGRVLVLNDGSEQRFLRFENFRTDNGPDLNVWLSSAPPDAPAGDFLNDWVDLGDLKGNVGAQNYEIPPSVDLDHYSTVIVWCVRFSVAFGTAPLA
- a CDS encoding pyridoxal-phosphate dependent enzyme, translated to MNRLTAESGWLGSPAGSFFDVDDGSDNPFLRYRRLLWAHRRFAESGRSDGDFVAAVERLDRRVAEIDGRGFRVTPSAPAPELSRRLGVELWVKDETGNVTGTHKARHLMGLALHLEADADAPQHRLAIASCGNAALAAATVARAADRPLDVFIPPWADAYIVGALETLGADIGVCPRRPGELGDPCFSRFREATAAGSLPFCAVAVENLWTIDGGRTLAFEMIESLAGAGELDALFVQVGGGALASSVVQGFVEAADAGVVGRLPAFYMVQTEGCAPLRQAWERLSSLGEQLGMEAALEAAVAQPERFMQPWAPPEGDTPQSIATGILDDVTYDWLPVAWGVAATGGDVVVAPERLVAEAHALARRWTDVPVDPTGTAGLAGLLAARGAGLVADGARVGVLFTGADRSA
- a CDS encoding pyridoxal-phosphate dependent enzyme; the encoded protein is MSAPVAEYSRDARMGPGTSVEVLQRAARRFGEEGIVLPTFAQLAEPQRIPAAALASLAGVGRNEADARNLWRVHWYNDTASGGLREVPSYVVLPPEFTGVASPILVAFGDRFPMIGAHKVLAAYACLVPRLVTGVFDPTAQRAVWPSTGNYARGGVAISRIMGCRGVAVLPENMSRERFEWLERWVTDPGDIVATPGSESNVKEIYDACAELAVEERNVIFNQFSEFSNHAGHYAVTGPALAHAFADHAAAQPGLRLAAFVAASGSSGTLGAGDYLKERHGTRIVAVEALECPTMLYNGFGEHNIQGIGDKHIPLVHNVMNSDAAVAVSDAATDGLFMAFGHEGGRRVLAGRGIPAGVLASLDHFGLSSICNVLAAIKYARTAPLGADDVIVTVATDGAALYESERPRLTGTRFGGSFDDAAAAAQIEAHLAGADTSHVLLLDEVGRSRIFNLGYFTWVEQQGVSVEDFEARRQAAFWDRLHAMVPAWDAMIDEFNARSGAAALL
- a CDS encoding PQQ-binding-like beta-propeller repeat protein; its protein translation is MDTEGYLYLGVEYEERDTARAREVGQLVKLDPSLPDDPIVWSVHDPSEFPQRGVWSTPVVWRDMVFATTHTGRFWGVDRRTGEIRWEKRFNDLLWSSPIVIDEALILADGAGRITAYDVSDTSVEPPVIWQLHVGNEWRFESSPVMWDGVIYLGGRSGAMYAVGDAAGR
- a CDS encoding LysM domain-containing protein, yielding MSHARPRRRITLIALTVVMALVLTSCFGDDDPDETTTTTTQQSSTPPPPPETTPTTQAAVVEPPTTTAVIVVPPPEEPEVVPPEPPPTPPEDPVVDENGILLYTVQAGDTLFSIAQRFGVSLDDVIEANNISNPDVIFEGDTLTIPPAG
- a CDS encoding LysM domain-containing protein, coding for MARATPLGRITLVGLSAVLVVTLTACFDTSDDTEGPTTDTGGAGSNTVVTLAPPPPVTPATGVVQQPPPELPSPPPATPATTTTTRNIGDPLIYTINPGDTLFGIARQFGVSLDDLVALNNIENPDNIRAGDQLFIPPPE
- a CDS encoding GDSL-type esterase/lipase family protein, giving the protein MTVALAVVSLAATGCPEDRGTGLGDVISPAAPPSTTEPANRPPEIVVDGFVRQVGERLDGWLAVGDPDGTVTRIAWHRAPPGFTSPGGADPTFSWIPPVPGTWRVQVTATDDAGATSTALATFVSRHPHRRHTLVGLGDSVAAGFGHDLTDVLLGDPCWRAPAAAYPRLVMDRLVDAGEVPGGQAAVVLAACSGTSTRDVWDSPTWLPSGAPSGLGQPGWSQLDWAVHLNPGYVTVTVGANDVGVVDLSILARGELDRAELRLRLEAVAGGVGYLLDELVDRTDAAIALTNYYNPTAVSPTGVAGCRGACFAEVSEVVHDALNAVLAQAAARHGPRVQLVDVAALFNGHEAGDALGPGWLRGPIETVLGVQVRAYCSTEDPRGSWISSFDCIHPTDDGMAAIAGEVAAALSASRR